Below is a genomic region from Candidatus Binatia bacterium.
CGACCTCGGCGGGCTCGAGGCAGTAAAAACGCACGCGGGTCGTCGCCTGCTCCTCGATCCAGTCGGGCACGCCGGGCACGGCGAGCGCAAACGCCGTGTGTACGAGGTGCTCCCTGCCCGATAGGCGCCAAAGCATGGCCGTCGCCTCGCCGGCGTCGCGCGGCTTGCCGAGCGCGTTTCCGTCGAGGTCGACGACGGTGTCGGCGGTTAGCACCGGAGCTTCGTTATCGCCCCTTTGGAAAAGGGCCATCACGCCGGTGAGCTTCTGGTGCGCGTGATGGCTAGCCAGTTGCGCCGGGCTCATGCCGTGCGCGAGCGGCTCGTCGTAGCCGCTCGGCACGACCTCGACGTCGAGGCCCAGCGCGCGGAGCAGCTCGAGCCGCCGCGGCGACGAGCTTCCGAGGAGGATGCGCGAGAGACGCTTATTCGTAGAGCTGGCCGCCGGCCTCGATGTAGCCGCCT
It encodes:
- a CDS encoding Maf family protein produces the protein MLLGSSSPRRLELLRALGLDVEVVPSGYDEPLAHGMSPAQLASHHAHQKLTGVMALFQRGDNEAPVLTADTVVDLDGNALGKPRDAGEATAMLWRLSGREHLVHTAFALAVPGVPDWIEEQATTRVRFYCLEPAEVAEYVATGEPLDKAGAYGIQGRAAALVEAIDGDFYTVMGLPLARFVRALRRLGFALPDTN